From a single Theropithecus gelada isolate Dixy chromosome 10, Tgel_1.0, whole genome shotgun sequence genomic region:
- the DNMT3B gene encoding DNA (cytosine-5)-methyltransferase 3B isoform X6, producing MKGDTRHLNGEEDAGGREDSILVNGACSDQSSDSPPILEAIRTPEIRGRRSSSRLSKREVSSLLSYTQSLRRRATASAGTPWPSPASSYLTIDLTDDTEDTRVTPQSSSTPYARLAQDSQQEGMESPQVEADSGDGDSSEYQDGKEFGIGDLVWGKIKGFSWWPAMVVSWKATSKRQAMSGMRWVQWFGDGKFSEVSADKLVALGLFSQHFNLATFNKLVSYRKAMYHALEKARVRAGKTFPSSPGDSLEDQLKPMLEWAHGGFKPTGIEGLKPNNTQPENKTRRRTADDSATSDYCPAPKRLKTNCYNNGKDRGDEDQSREQMASDVANNKSSLEDGCLSCGRKNPVSFHPLFEGGLCQTCRDRFLELFYMYDDDGYQSYCTVCCEGRELLLCSNTSCCRCFCVECLEVLVGTGTAAEAKLQEPWSCYMCLPQRCHGVLRRRKDWNVRLQAFFTSDTGLEYEAPKLYPAIPAARRRPIRVLSLFDGIATGYLVLKELGIKVGKYVASEVCEESIAVGTVKHEGNIKYVNDVRNITKKNIEEWGPFDLVIGGSPCNDLSNVNPARKGLYEGTGRLFFEFYHLLNYSRPKEGDDRPFFWMFENVVAMKVGDKRDISRFLECNPVMIDAIKVSAAHRARYFWGNLPGMNRIFGFPVHYTDVSNMGRGARQKLLGRSWSVPVIRHLFAPLKDYFACE from the exons ATGAAGGGAGACACCAGGCATCTCAACGGAGAGGAGGACGCCGGCGGGAGGGAAGACTCAATCCTCGTCAATGGGGCCTGCAGCGACCAGTCCTCCGACTCGCCCCCGATCCTGGAGGCCATCCGCACCCCGGAGATCAGAG GCCGAAGATCAAGCTCGCGACTCTCCAAGAGGGAGGTGTCCAGTCTGCTAAGCTACACGCAG TCCCTGAGACGGCGGGCAACAGCATCGGCAGGAACGCCATGGCCGTCCCCTGCCAGCTCTTACCTTACCATCGACCTCACAGATGACACAGAGGACACACGTGTGACGCCCCAGAGCAGCAGTACCCCCTATGCCCGCCTAGCCCAGGACAGCCAGCAGGAGGGCATGGAGTCCCCGCAGGTGGAGGCAGACAGTGGAGATGGAGACAGTTCAGAGTATCAG GATGGGAAGGAGTTTGGAATAGGGGACCTCGTGTGGGGAAAGATCAAGGGCTTCTCCTGGTGGCCTGCCATGGTGGTGTCTTGGAAGGCCACCTCTAAGCGACAGGCTATGTCTGGCATGCGGTGGGTCCAGTGGTTTGGCGATGGCAAGTTTTCCGAG GTCTCTGCAGACAAACTGGTGGCACTGGGGCTGTTCAGCCAGCACTTTAATTTGGCCACCTTCAATAAGCTCGTCTCCTATCGAAAAGCCATGTACCATGCTCTGGAG AAAGCTAGGGTGCGAGCTGGCAAGACCTTCCCCAGCAGCCCTGGAGACTCATTGGAGGACCAGCTGAAGCCCATGTTGGAGTGGGCCCACGGGGGCTTCAAGCCCACTGGGATCGAGGGCCTCAAACCCAACAACACGCAACCAG AGAACAAGACTCGAAGACGCACAGCTGACGACTCAGCCACCTCTGACTACTGCCCCGCACCCAAGCGCCTCAAGACAAATTGCTATAACAACGGCAAAGACCGAGGGGATGAAGATCAGAGCCGAG AACAAATGGCTTCAGATGTTGCCAACAACAAGAGCAGCCTGGAAG ACGGCTGTTTGTCTTGTGGCAGGAAAAACCCCGTGTCCTTCCACCCTCTGTTTGAGGGGGGCCTCTGTCAGACATGCCGG gATCGCTTCCTTGAGCTGTTTTACATGTATGACGACGATGGCTATCAGTCTTACTGCACCGTGTGCTGCGAGGGCCGAGAGCTGCTGCTTTGTAGCAACACGAGCTGCTGCCG GTGCTTCTGTGTGGAGTGCCTGGAGGTGCTGGTGGGCACAGGCACAGCGGCCGAGGCCAAGCTTCAGGAGCCCTGGAGCTGCTACATGTGTCTCCCACAGCGCTGTCACGGCGTCCTGCGGCGCCGGAAGGACTGGAACGTGCGCCTGCAGGCCTTCTTCACCAGTGACACGGGGCTTGAATAC GAAGCCCCCAAGCTGTACCCTGCCATTCCCGCAGCCCGAAGGCGGCCCATTCGAGTCCTGTCATTGTTTGATGGCATTGCGACAG GCTACCTAGTCCTCAAAGAGCTGGGCATAAAGGTAGGAAAGTACGTCGCCTCTGAAGTGTGTGAAGAGTCCATCGCTGTTGGAACTGTGAAGCACGAGGGGAATATCAAATACGTGAACGACGTGAGGAACATCACAAAGAAAAAT atTGAAGAATGGGGCCCATTTGACTTGGTGATTGGCGGAAGCCCATGCAATGATCTCTCAAATGTGAATCCAGCCAGGAAAGGCCTGTATG AGGGTACAGGCCGGCTCTTCTTTGAATTTTACCACCTGCTGAATTACTCACGCCCCAAGGAGGGTGATGACCGGCCGTTCTTCTGGATGTTTGAGAATGTTGTAGCCATGAAGGTTGGCGACAAGAGGGACATCTCGCGGTTCCTGGAG TGTAATCCAGTGATGATTGATGCCATCAAAGTTTCTGCTGCTCACAGGGCCCGATACTTTTGGGGCAACCTACCTGGGATGAACAG
- the DNMT3B gene encoding DNA (cytosine-5)-methyltransferase 3B isoform X5, whose product MKGDTRHLNGEEDAGGREDSILVNGACSDQSSDSPPILEAIRTPEIRGRRSSSRLSKREVSSLLSYTQDLTGDGDGEDGDGSDTPVMPKLFRETRTRSESPASLRRRATASAGTPWPSPASSYLTIDLTDDTEDTRVTPQSSSTPYARLAQDSQQEGMESPQVEADSGDGDSSEYQDGKEFGIGDLVWGKIKGFSWWPAMVVSWKATSKRQAMSGMRWVQWFGDGKFSEVSADKLVALGLFSQHFNLATFNKLVSYRKAMYHALEKARVRAGKTFPSSPGDSLEDQLKPMLEWAHGGFKPTGIEGLKPNNTQPENKTRRRTADDSATSDYCPAPKRLKTNCYNNGKDRGDEDQSREQMASDVANNKSSLEDGCLSCGRKNPVSFHPLFEGGLCQTCRDRFLELFYMYDDDGYQSYCTVCCEGRELLLCSNTSCCRCFCVECLEVLVGTGTAAEAKLQEPWSCYMCLPQRCHGVLRRRKDWNVRLQAFFTSDTGLEYEAPKLYPAIPAARRRPIRVLSLFDGIATGYLVLKELGIKVGKYVASEVCEESIAVGTVKHEGNIKYVNDVRNITKKNIEEWGPFDLVIGGSPCNDLSNVNPARKGLYEGTGRLFFEFYHLLNYSRPKEGDDRPFFWMFENVVAMKVGDKRDISRFLECNPVMIDAIKVSAAHRARYFWGNLPGMNRIFGFPVHYTDVSNMGRGARQKLLGRSWSVPVIRHLFAPLKDYFACE is encoded by the exons ATGAAGGGAGACACCAGGCATCTCAACGGAGAGGAGGACGCCGGCGGGAGGGAAGACTCAATCCTCGTCAATGGGGCCTGCAGCGACCAGTCCTCCGACTCGCCCCCGATCCTGGAGGCCATCCGCACCCCGGAGATCAGAG GCCGAAGATCAAGCTCGCGACTCTCCAAGAGGGAGGTGTCCAGTCTGCTAAGCTACACGCAG GACTTGACAGGCGATGGCGATGGGGAAGATGGGGATGGCTCTGACACCCCAGTGATGCCAAAGCTCTTCCGGGAAACCAGGACTCGGTCAGAAAGCCCAGCT TCCCTGAGACGGCGGGCAACAGCATCGGCAGGAACGCCATGGCCGTCCCCTGCCAGCTCTTACCTTACCATCGACCTCACAGATGACACAGAGGACACACGTGTGACGCCCCAGAGCAGCAGTACCCCCTATGCCCGCCTAGCCCAGGACAGCCAGCAGGAGGGCATGGAGTCCCCGCAGGTGGAGGCAGACAGTGGAGATGGAGACAGTTCAGAGTATCAG GATGGGAAGGAGTTTGGAATAGGGGACCTCGTGTGGGGAAAGATCAAGGGCTTCTCCTGGTGGCCTGCCATGGTGGTGTCTTGGAAGGCCACCTCTAAGCGACAGGCTATGTCTGGCATGCGGTGGGTCCAGTGGTTTGGCGATGGCAAGTTTTCCGAG GTCTCTGCAGACAAACTGGTGGCACTGGGGCTGTTCAGCCAGCACTTTAATTTGGCCACCTTCAATAAGCTCGTCTCCTATCGAAAAGCCATGTACCATGCTCTGGAG AAAGCTAGGGTGCGAGCTGGCAAGACCTTCCCCAGCAGCCCTGGAGACTCATTGGAGGACCAGCTGAAGCCCATGTTGGAGTGGGCCCACGGGGGCTTCAAGCCCACTGGGATCGAGGGCCTCAAACCCAACAACACGCAACCAG AGAACAAGACTCGAAGACGCACAGCTGACGACTCAGCCACCTCTGACTACTGCCCCGCACCCAAGCGCCTCAAGACAAATTGCTATAACAACGGCAAAGACCGAGGGGATGAAGATCAGAGCCGAG AACAAATGGCTTCAGATGTTGCCAACAACAAGAGCAGCCTGGAAG ACGGCTGTTTGTCTTGTGGCAGGAAAAACCCCGTGTCCTTCCACCCTCTGTTTGAGGGGGGCCTCTGTCAGACATGCCGG gATCGCTTCCTTGAGCTGTTTTACATGTATGACGACGATGGCTATCAGTCTTACTGCACCGTGTGCTGCGAGGGCCGAGAGCTGCTGCTTTGTAGCAACACGAGCTGCTGCCG GTGCTTCTGTGTGGAGTGCCTGGAGGTGCTGGTGGGCACAGGCACAGCGGCCGAGGCCAAGCTTCAGGAGCCCTGGAGCTGCTACATGTGTCTCCCACAGCGCTGTCACGGCGTCCTGCGGCGCCGGAAGGACTGGAACGTGCGCCTGCAGGCCTTCTTCACCAGTGACACGGGGCTTGAATAC GAAGCCCCCAAGCTGTACCCTGCCATTCCCGCAGCCCGAAGGCGGCCCATTCGAGTCCTGTCATTGTTTGATGGCATTGCGACAG GCTACCTAGTCCTCAAAGAGCTGGGCATAAAGGTAGGAAAGTACGTCGCCTCTGAAGTGTGTGAAGAGTCCATCGCTGTTGGAACTGTGAAGCACGAGGGGAATATCAAATACGTGAACGACGTGAGGAACATCACAAAGAAAAAT atTGAAGAATGGGGCCCATTTGACTTGGTGATTGGCGGAAGCCCATGCAATGATCTCTCAAATGTGAATCCAGCCAGGAAAGGCCTGTATG AGGGTACAGGCCGGCTCTTCTTTGAATTTTACCACCTGCTGAATTACTCACGCCCCAAGGAGGGTGATGACCGGCCGTTCTTCTGGATGTTTGAGAATGTTGTAGCCATGAAGGTTGGCGACAAGAGGGACATCTCGCGGTTCCTGGAG TGTAATCCAGTGATGATTGATGCCATCAAAGTTTCTGCTGCTCACAGGGCCCGATACTTTTGGGGCAACCTACCTGGGATGAACAG
- the DNMT3B gene encoding DNA (cytosine-5)-methyltransferase 3B isoform X4, with protein MKGDTRHLNGEEDAGGREDSILVNGACSDQSSDSPPILEAIRTPEIRGRRSSSRLSKREVSSLLSYTQDLTGDGDGEDGDGSDTPVMPKLFRETRTRSESPAVRTRNNNSVSSRERHRPSPRSTRGRQGRNHVDESPVEFPATRSLRRRATASAGTPWPSPASSYLTIDLTDDTEDTRVTPQSSSTPYARLAQDSQQEGMESPQVEADSGDGDSSEYQDGKEFGIGDLVWGKIKGFSWWPAMVVSWKATSKRQAMSGMRWVQWFGDGKFSEVSADKLVALGLFSQHFNLATFNKLVSYRKAMYHALEKARVRAGKTFPSSPGDSLEDQLKPMLEWAHGGFKPTGIEGLKPNNTQPENKTRRRTADDSATSDYCPAPKRLKTNCYNNGKDRGDEDQSREQMASDVANNKSSLEDGCLSCGRKNPVSFHPLFEGGLCQTCRDRFLELFYMYDDDGYQSYCTVCCEGRELLLCSNTSCCRCFCVECLEVLVGTGTAAEAKLQEPWSCYMCLPQRCHGVLRRRKDWNVRLQAFFTSDTGLEYEAPKLYPAIPAARRRPIRVLSLFDGIATGYLVLKELGIKVGKYVASEVCEESIAVGTVKHEGNIKYVNDVRNITKKNIEEWGPFDLVIGGSPCNDLSNVNPARKGLYEGTGRLFFEFYHLLNYSRPKEGDDRPFFWMFENVVAMKVGDKRDISRFLECNPVMIDAIKVSAAHRARYFWGNLPGMNRIFGFPVHYTDVSNMGRGARQKLLGRSWSVPVIRHLFAPLKDYFACE; from the exons ATGAAGGGAGACACCAGGCATCTCAACGGAGAGGAGGACGCCGGCGGGAGGGAAGACTCAATCCTCGTCAATGGGGCCTGCAGCGACCAGTCCTCCGACTCGCCCCCGATCCTGGAGGCCATCCGCACCCCGGAGATCAGAG GCCGAAGATCAAGCTCGCGACTCTCCAAGAGGGAGGTGTCCAGTCTGCTAAGCTACACGCAG GACTTGACAGGCGATGGCGATGGGGAAGATGGGGATGGCTCTGACACCCCAGTGATGCCAAAGCTCTTCCGGGAAACCAGGACTCGGTCAGAAAGCCCAGCT GTCCGAACTCGAAATAACAACAGTGTCTCCAGCCGGGAGAGGCACAGGCCTTCCCCACGTTCCACCCGAGGCCGGCAGGGCCGCAACCATGTGGACGAGTCTCCCGTGGAGTTCCCGGCTACCAGG TCCCTGAGACGGCGGGCAACAGCATCGGCAGGAACGCCATGGCCGTCCCCTGCCAGCTCTTACCTTACCATCGACCTCACAGATGACACAGAGGACACACGTGTGACGCCCCAGAGCAGCAGTACCCCCTATGCCCGCCTAGCCCAGGACAGCCAGCAGGAGGGCATGGAGTCCCCGCAGGTGGAGGCAGACAGTGGAGATGGAGACAGTTCAGAGTATCAG GATGGGAAGGAGTTTGGAATAGGGGACCTCGTGTGGGGAAAGATCAAGGGCTTCTCCTGGTGGCCTGCCATGGTGGTGTCTTGGAAGGCCACCTCTAAGCGACAGGCTATGTCTGGCATGCGGTGGGTCCAGTGGTTTGGCGATGGCAAGTTTTCCGAG GTCTCTGCAGACAAACTGGTGGCACTGGGGCTGTTCAGCCAGCACTTTAATTTGGCCACCTTCAATAAGCTCGTCTCCTATCGAAAAGCCATGTACCATGCTCTGGAG AAAGCTAGGGTGCGAGCTGGCAAGACCTTCCCCAGCAGCCCTGGAGACTCATTGGAGGACCAGCTGAAGCCCATGTTGGAGTGGGCCCACGGGGGCTTCAAGCCCACTGGGATCGAGGGCCTCAAACCCAACAACACGCAACCAG AGAACAAGACTCGAAGACGCACAGCTGACGACTCAGCCACCTCTGACTACTGCCCCGCACCCAAGCGCCTCAAGACAAATTGCTATAACAACGGCAAAGACCGAGGGGATGAAGATCAGAGCCGAG AACAAATGGCTTCAGATGTTGCCAACAACAAGAGCAGCCTGGAAG ACGGCTGTTTGTCTTGTGGCAGGAAAAACCCCGTGTCCTTCCACCCTCTGTTTGAGGGGGGCCTCTGTCAGACATGCCGG gATCGCTTCCTTGAGCTGTTTTACATGTATGACGACGATGGCTATCAGTCTTACTGCACCGTGTGCTGCGAGGGCCGAGAGCTGCTGCTTTGTAGCAACACGAGCTGCTGCCG GTGCTTCTGTGTGGAGTGCCTGGAGGTGCTGGTGGGCACAGGCACAGCGGCCGAGGCCAAGCTTCAGGAGCCCTGGAGCTGCTACATGTGTCTCCCACAGCGCTGTCACGGCGTCCTGCGGCGCCGGAAGGACTGGAACGTGCGCCTGCAGGCCTTCTTCACCAGTGACACGGGGCTTGAATAC GAAGCCCCCAAGCTGTACCCTGCCATTCCCGCAGCCCGAAGGCGGCCCATTCGAGTCCTGTCATTGTTTGATGGCATTGCGACAG GCTACCTAGTCCTCAAAGAGCTGGGCATAAAGGTAGGAAAGTACGTCGCCTCTGAAGTGTGTGAAGAGTCCATCGCTGTTGGAACTGTGAAGCACGAGGGGAATATCAAATACGTGAACGACGTGAGGAACATCACAAAGAAAAAT atTGAAGAATGGGGCCCATTTGACTTGGTGATTGGCGGAAGCCCATGCAATGATCTCTCAAATGTGAATCCAGCCAGGAAAGGCCTGTATG AGGGTACAGGCCGGCTCTTCTTTGAATTTTACCACCTGCTGAATTACTCACGCCCCAAGGAGGGTGATGACCGGCCGTTCTTCTGGATGTTTGAGAATGTTGTAGCCATGAAGGTTGGCGACAAGAGGGACATCTCGCGGTTCCTGGAG TGTAATCCAGTGATGATTGATGCCATCAAAGTTTCTGCTGCTCACAGGGCCCGATACTTTTGGGGCAACCTACCTGGGATGAACAG